aacagctattctaagcttgaattctgaaTCCTGAACTAGAAGTTctaggttcttgtccccagcagagtcggcagagctgtcacacctcctttttacccgaggatgatataagggagttttttcgattaaagtgacataaatcaaTTTAATTTCAAAGTctccacttaggataatttatttggtgttccaagtcaccagtttattttaaatcccaaatcgaggagaattttgactttatttaaaagtctgtgaAACCAGAAAActaggtaaggaattttgttaacccgggagaaggtgttaggcattccgggTTATGTGGTTCTAGCagggtcgcttaactattaataattgccctaattatcagattaattacatgttttaaacctattgtgcatttttaactttataaccgcttttatttatttgtgGAGTTGTTTCTGAAACAAgtcacgattgtcgtacacttgccgttttggaacacattgcaaaccacgctacatgaaatgcacccgcaatttgCGACATgcctattttattattattcgaagttgtggtcaggtcacatgaaatgcacacccgaatggGATGTACATATCATGACTATGACACGAGAACCGTACCTATAGTCACGATAGttaattaatcgcgcctaaagcaagctatgaTGTTCATGATTTTCCTGAAATTaattttgagattattgtgaAAGGCCGTAGATTATGGAATTTAATGTGGATAAACTAATAAATTTGAACAGAGGAAAGTAAGAAATATTAGCTAAATATTTAACTTCTTAGCTTTAAGATTTGAAGTGATCGATGATTGTTTGCAAAATACTCAAAATGGCGTGGACTTAAATATAGAAATGTCAAAACCTTAGGCTCTTTCATCCCAGGACCATGTTTACAAATTTAAAATACAAATAAGACACTCTAATGACAATTCGGGTGATTATCACAATGCCATTCATATTACAAAGACTCTCTCAAACTTTATTTTCTCTACCAAATTAAGGTGACAACATCGAGTAAGCTCACTATTTATCTCTGATTTCTAATTACTAAGTATTATAGAAAAAGTAAATTTAAAGAACCTGGAATTATAGGTCTACGAGATCAACAAGcaacttgaacaaatactgtaacTAAAGATGTCAAATTAAGGAAGCTAAAACCATATTAATTCTTCTTCAAAGGTTATGAAACCATGATTTTCAGCATAAAATGACAAAGAACAATCACTATTCTCCACTGGATTTGGCCAAACCAGTCCAAACCATTATATTCACATCAGGCAACAAAACATATTTGAACGCTCAACTTTACTTCCGTGAACAAACAAAAATTTAACTAATATCATTTAAATGCTCAAAGTCAATAAAAACCTTCCAACAACCACATAATATAAATAAACAAGGCAACACTCACAtataacacaaaacaaaaaaaaaatgataaagtACGGATAGAGGTTAAATTAATGAGTAATTATGAGGAGTAAGAATGTTTATCAACTAGCAAATCCAACGAAACAATATGAAATCAAAGTGAGAAATGACAcctttaaaagaaaattaaatgaAGATTcgataaaaaaatttatttaagaTTCAAACACCAACAACAAAGATAGCTGAACATACCTAAACAGCAATTGAAAAACCAATTATAGGTTTGAACGGAAGATGAATTTCAGCAATGATGAACAACAGAAAACAAGCCCCGAACTAGAGGAAGAAAAATTTAAAACCTAGGAAAATGAGTTCGAAATCAGCAGCAAACAACTCTGGTTCGATTTTAAACTGTTTGAATCAAAAATCCGAAGTAGTATACCAAAACTCTATTGTTCTtcctttattttgtttttctaGAACttcattacttttttttttgatttttctagaTCTTGGATTATTGAATCTCCCACTTATTCTCTAGCTATTTTTGTCGATGTTTGTGAGAGTGACGAAGGGGAGGtagacagagagagagagagagaggcacCATTTTTTTGTTGTTCTCTCTATGGGAGGGAATAAAGCTGCTCCATTTTTTTTGTCCTCTGTTAGGGATGATGGATGGCTCTCTTGAAGATGAGAGTGTCGTTCCCTCTTTTAGAGATAGGAAGGGGGTGTTATCTTTGTTATTAGGTCTTttttttgtgaagaagaagagcTAGAATACGGCCCTCTCTTGGGTTATAATGGGGGAGTCTTAATGAGAGGAAAGATTGGGCCAGGCGGGTTGGGtctttaaaatgaattgggaattTAAATCAAATCGGTTGTTCTGAGCTGGCCTACTCTGGTGTTGAGCTTCAAAATGTCCCAtttccctttctttgttttcgttttcttttctttgattttaaattctaacaaattaaatcttaaattaaGACCTAACTTTAATCTAATTAGCAAAATTAATTCTATTCATCTATAAACAAATGCatgtaaaattttaaaaatattttgttgGATTTTTATGTATTAATTATAACAATTAAAGAGTAATTAATTCGTAAAGTGCAAATTAAGCCTAAGATGTCATGAAATTAAAATGTGGCAATTTTTATGTTTTTTCTCatgattttaaaaaattaaacatgtatgaaatgcaactaaataaagaaaaacttctaaaatctattaaaattatttttggtctatttttaggagttatttccatgcagggcaaaaattaggtgctcacaagaTCTACCTCTACTTCCGGAGCTACCTCAGCCCCAACCTGTACCCCTTGGTAGTGGATGCAGCTTGGGGATCAGACTCCtgatcagctactgatgcagTACGTGTCCTTACAATCTATGGGAGAATAAGAATAGAATGACTCAAACACAAAGATAGAACTAAATCACACgataaataaagaaagaaagtgaTATTTCCTAAAGCCTTATAGAACATGGAAGATACGTACAAACGTCTCCATATCATCCCtctagactctactaaacttgcttatgaTTGGTGAGATCTAGGCAAACTAGCGCTCTAATACCAACGAGACACCTAAATATCCGAAGCAAACACTTATCAAACCCTTTCTTTACCGACTTCAGAAATtgaaatcaaccaaaacatcTCCGAGATCAATATGTTGATGGGAGCACCACACAAGCTGAAGCAGTGGTGGAAGAATATCCGTCGAGAACACATAGATGAAATCAGGACACACCTGGGGGCACTGACAACTTTGCTAAACATTCAAGCAGACAAGGTGCTTACTCGCCTGCTGATAGAGTTCTGGGACCCGACCAAGGTAGTGTTCAAATCTGCTGATTGTGAGTTAGTTTCGACATTCGAAGGAGTAACTAGTTTCACCGAACTGCCATTTATAGGAAGAAACTGATATTTCTAGTCACCATGCCCGACTATAGGTTTCTTGATGCTTTGGGTATAGAAAATAGTCGGGGGTTGAGAAACATCGAGGACAGATGTGGGAGCCTAGATTAACTATTCGATAGGTTCAGATATCATGAAAGCTATGAGTGGTATTTGGGAGAATTTCAGTGTAATCAGACAACATGGGAGAGTCTCAGGCCCATAACTTTCTCATTGGTGTTGTTGGGATTGTTGGTTTTCCCGCAAAGAAAAGGCTGGATCAGTATCAAATTGTTACTCATGGTTCTGGTTACATTACGAGGCAACCTCCAAGCTACTCCGGTACCGATGGTGTTTGCTAATATTCTAAGGGCTTTGTCTGCATGCGTACGAGGGTATGATTTTTTAAGGGATGTAACTTGCTGCTTCAAATCTGGGCCACAAAACATTTCTTCCAGTGAGAGGCCACAATTGACTACTTTATTGGCGTTAGCAACATGATCCGTAACCATAATAAGAGGATGAGACATTGGGTCTCCTTACATGGAAAAGAAGAGTGGAGGAAAATGCTAACCAACCTATGTGGAGAATGGGTCAATTGGAAGTTATCATGGCTAGGTTGAAAGGCAACCCTCTAGACTCCTCAAAAATACTTCATTGAGCTGATAGGACTTAAGGGCATCCAGCCATACTCACCCCTATAGGTTCTCAGACAGTTCGGGTTGATCCAAGATGTGCCTATATGGACAAGGACAACGTGATATGAGGATGATTACAATGGTCAGATTCCAATACCGACGATAAGAAGGCTCTAAGAAGAGTGTAATGATCTGGTCACAATGCCAATGGGTCAAAACTCATGGTGCACTGTAGAATATTATGTCTGGATCAACGAGGATGACGAGCTAGCACAACCAAGCAGAGATGGTATCTCTTGGCTGGAGGACATAGTGGCTAATTTGCAAATCTACCATGAGATCTTGCCACATTACATTGTGACTACCTTGATGCACCGTCAAGTGGTCCCAAGGTCCATTGATCACATGCTGCCACTTACTGAAGATGATGACCAAGTAATAGAATGCATCCATATAGAATCCGAGACAGAGCCGGAGGAAGACCAATAGGAAAAATATGAGTTCAATGACGATATAGAGGAATTTGAAGAAGATCCGGAAGGGGAAGATGAGATAGGGAATGATTTCGGAGATGGCTACTAGAAGTTGATTGATTTCCCCTTCTTTCCCACTTTGTATCTTTATCTCCAGTTTTCTTATTTTACCTAAGGTCAAGTTGTTCAAGCCCATAAATGATGGAAAAAATGATGTAACCTATGCTCCAGCTTATTTTAATCCAAACACTatcaatgaaaacaaaattttcttcGAATCTAAATGTGTCAAATATGATTGCTTGTCAAATATTTGCGACTTAGGCATACCTCCGGCAAAAAGAGAGGATCCACGGATTTTAGAAAAATGTGCTTGCATGAATACGTGAACTAACTGGTCTGTGTGATCTTTTACTTGTATAAATAATGAAGctgatttttgtttctttttattttttgtcatTTCTTACTTTATCATTATGCCAAAAGAAAAGTTGGTTTTTGTCGATCCAAAGCTGGCAGAACCACCGTACAACCTAAGATCAAAAGGCAAGATGTTTGCTACAGATAATCTGATCGAACATGTTATGGTAATAGCTGATAGCCCAATGGAATCGCGAGAAAAATACGATATAAGAAATGATAAACATGTGGCCAGGATGGCCCAGTAGATGGAATGTTTAAGGGATGACGTACAACATATCAGGGAACTGGCACATCCGGCCGTGACAATGCTTCCACAACAACCTCGTTTCCTTCTTTAGATTTAATCCCCGATAACTTCCCTTCCACCTATCGCTAGACTAACAACACCCCAACTTTGGTTCCAACACCTCAAATCATACCTCCATTAAACCCTGCAAACCCACCAAATCCTCTTATTCACACCCCCTACATACTACATTACGTTTAAATGCCACAAAACCCGCCCGTTATCACCAACACGATTCACACCCCTCCTTGCGATAGAGTCACCTTTACCACTCACCAAAATCAGCACATACCCATGACGCATGCCGCTACACATGAGAGACATGTTCCTCTTGTATATGTTATTTCTAAACCGACCTTTACAATGCCTGTCACGGTTAGGGTGCCTTGTGAGATTGATCAGTACGCCGATATGGAAAGAGAAACTAGGCTTAAAGAGGAGGAATAAGTGTCTGAACTGTTATAAATTTTGAGAAAGCAAATGTAGAACCTCCAAGTCACTCGGGAAGTGAAAGTATGGACTATGAGGATCTGTGTATCCATCCGGTGTGGATATTCTAGTAGGGTACAAGCGTCCAAAGTTTAATATCTTTGATGGGACAGGTGATCCTTATGCACATTTGAGGGCATATTGTGACAAGTTAGTTGGAGTGGGAAGAAACGAGAAGCTGAGGATAAAATTGTTCATAAAAAAGGGGAAGCACTTACCTGGTATACTCGACAAGATCCACGAAATTGGAGGACAAGGCAGGATAAGGCGGAAGATCACTTGAATCGTTTCCGATTCAACACAAAGATCACTCCCGATAGGTTTGCACTAGTAAACCTACAGAAGATGTCGTCCAAGTCATTCCAAGAATATGCATGCTGATGGAAATCAGAGGCCGCTAGGGCACAACCTCCATTAGATGACAGTGAATTGACTAAGTATTTCATTAGGGCCCGAGAAGGGATTTACTTTGAGAAAATTATGGGGATTATGGGGCAGAAATTCCCTGAATTGGTCAAAATGTGAGATTTACTAGAAGAATGTATGAAATTCGGTAAAGTACAATCCATGGTTGCATTGTAAGCAGCTATCAAGGGTATCTAATAAGCATCAATGGATAGCGGaaagaagaaaatggaagaaGTATCAGCAGTCGTCCCTGGTTATCGGCCCAACCCATTTTATAGAAATACCTTTTATTCCCCGAATAACCATTCACCACCACTCACATATACAACACACAACCATATTACCACCCCAGCCTCAATATAACCCATCTTGAACCCATAACAACCTGAACCCACAACTACCATATGCTCCTATCCAACCCACCACTCATCAAAACTGACCTATTTATGCACCATGACCTTgcccaaattttgaaaagatgGATCCCAGAAGTTATACCCCGATTGCTAAACCTCTGGCTTAATGGTGTGAAAGATTGATGAGAACAGGTTTGATATATCTAGTGGAAGGAAGGGTTCCCGAGTATCCCTCAAAGTATTTTGATGTAACCAAAAGGTGCATGTACCATTCAAACGTGCTTGGGCATGATACTAAAGATTATTTCATGCTGAAAATGACATTGAAATATTGATCAAAAGCGGAGCCATTCAGTGCACTTCAGCTCCACCTAATGTGAATAGAAATCCGTTGCCAAATCACCAAAATTAAGGGGTCAACATGATCACCTTGGATAAAGAATACGATTTGAAAGGAACCGTCGTCACAATAGAAAATGTTGATGCTGCAAGAGTCCCACCTCAAAAGACACCAATGATAACAGTACAACTGAGACCTATGATGTTggttcaaacttactagcaacaaCTAGCCACTGCTACCAGGGATGAAGAGAATAGAGAATACAAAACTGCCCCATGGACATATCAGCAAAATGGAAAAGCCAGGATGACAGATTCCGCGGTAGCCCACGGTATGACTAGGTTGAGGAGATGCTACGCTCCTGAGGATGCAAACCAAGGAAATTTGGGAAGAGAGCAGATCCAGAGAAGAAATATAACAGACCCCGAGGCCACATAATTCTGGAAGAGGATATCAACCCAACAATACTCCATGGTGGAACAACTAATGAAAACTCCGGCACAAATACCAATCATGGATTTGCTGATGAGTTTCGACAGTCATAAGGATGCCCTTATGAAAGTACTAAGTGGGGTAAGTGTGCCAAACAATACCACCAGTGAGGTGGTGGGTGCAACTATTGGGAAAATGGTCGAAGCAGATATGATAACTTTCTGAAGAGATGAGCTTCCTATCGAAGGCGTGGGTCACGACAAAACTCAACACATCACTATTAAATATGGAGACAAGGTAGTATCCCGAGTACTGGTTGATGGAGGATCATGAGTCAACAACTGTCTGCTCTTTACCCTGCGAGAGTTGTGCATCCAACTGAGGCAAGTCATGGAAAGTCACGTGAGGGTAAGGGCTTTGATAGGTTGCAGAAAGGATGTCATTGGAGAAATTTATTTGGCTTTGCAGAGCGAACCAATTAAATTTCCCATACTATTTCAAGTGATGGATATTTCTTCTTCATACAATTTATTGCTGGGAAGACCCTAGAATCACATGGCAGGGGCTGTCCCATCTACCCTAGCATAGTGCATAAAATTCAAGTGGGGTTGTCAAGAGATCATCGTCCATGGCGAATGAGGCCAATCAACTTATTTGGAACACATAGTCCCGTTCATTGATGGTCTATACAGAATTACTTTCAATGCAGTAGAGATAAAATAGAAGAGATTGAGCAAAACTTGGGAATGCAATTGCCATATAGATCAAAGACGGTCAATAGCGAGATGATGAAATATGGATATAGACCAAGAACCAGGCTGGGAGCTCCATCAGACGGGATTACAGAACTAATCAAGCCAAATGGTTAGAAAGGAAGAGCCACCATAGGGTATCAGCCTCCAGTGGGATAAACTTATACCAGTAGCTCCGGGAAAAAAGGATTTTATGAAGAGCAACCTTATTTACCGCTTTAATTATTCTTAGTTTTTCTTTTCAATAATCAAAATGATAAAAACCCGCATTTCGCGATTATGACATGTAACAAAAACCTCGAGCAAAATGACCAAGATTATGAATAATACAATGAGAGTATGATTCTAAACAATCTCCCACAAGAGACTGAAAAACTGGAGAGCTAGAAAAATCCTAACCTTGAAACGACAAATGTGGTCAATCTCGAAAGCCAGGAAGATATGAAAGAAATTGGAATCAATATCCATCTAGAAGGAGAGCGGAAGGAAGAACTGGTTGAGTTCTTTTGATAATACATCGATAACTTTGCATAGTCATATGGCAACATGCATGGATTAAGTGCTTCTATTGTCTCACATCAATTACCTACTGATCCTGCTAGACCGCCAGTCAAGCAAAAACCAAAAAACATTAAGCCTGACCTGAGTCTGAGGATAAAGGAAGTAACAACCAAGCATATAGAGGCAATTGTAGTAAGGGTCACCAATTATCCCAGTTGGTTGGCAAATATAATCCAATACCTAATAAAGATGTAAATATCAGGATATGTGTGGATTACCAAGATCAACAAAGCCATCCCGAAGGATGACTTCCCTAGGCCAAATTTTCATATCCTCATCGAGAACTGCACGAAGTATGAATTGCAGTCGTTCATGGATAGTTTCACTAGATACAACCCGATCTTGATGTACGAAGAAGATGCGAAAAAGACAACCTTCACCATACCTCAGGGAGTTTACTACTATAGAGTCATGCCATTAAGCCTCAAAATTTTGGTGCcgcttacatgagggccatgacgaccatctttcatgacatgattcacaaagagatcgaggtgtatgtggacgatgtcatcatcaagtctcgaaaaatttcagaatatttgGATGAATTGAAGAAATTTTTCGAGCGATTGCGAAGGTACAACTTGAATTTGAACCCGGCAAAATGCGCGTTTGGGGTCCCTGTTAGAAATGTACTATATTTGTCAGTCCTGGATaatgattttggatgtgtgttgggattTAGGACAGCACGATGGAATAGGGAGAAAGAAGCAGACCATCTACTACTTAAGTAAGAAGTTCAGACCATGCGAGGCCTAATACACTTTGATAGAGCACACTTTCTGTGATTTAACTTGGATTGCCTAGAAATTAAGGTATTACATGTCATCATACACCACGCATTTGATATCCCGGCTCGACCCAATCAAGTATATCTTGCAGAAGTTGATGCCTACCAAAAAGCTAACTAAATGGCACATTCTCCTAAGCAAATTTGACGGTGTGTACATAACCCAAAAGGCTGTCAGGGAAGCTTTAGCCGACCAGCTTGCAGAGAATATAGTGGATAGGGATTATGAGCCACTCACTAAGTACTTTCCTGATGAGGAGGTATTGTTCGCCGAAGAAGATACTATAGAGTCATACACTGGATGGATAATGTTTTTTGACGGAGCAACGAATTTAAAAAGAGCAGGAATTGGGACAGTCCTAATTTTGGAATTAGGACATCACTATGCAACATCAACAAAGATAAGATTCCCGTGCACCAAAAATATGACTGCATACGAAGCGTGCATCCTTGGGATCATGATGGCAGCCGACATGAACATCAAGGAAATTTTGGTCATAGGGGATTCCAATCTATTGATACATGAAGTCCAAGGGGAATGGTCAACCAAAAACATCAAGATCCTTCCGTACATGCATTGTGTAAAAGAGTTATGCAAGAAATTCACAAAGATTAAATTCAAGCACGTTCCCAGGATCCAAAACGAGTTTGCTAATGCTCTTACAACCTTGTCATCCATGATtcagcatccagataagaattatatcGACCCTATCTAGGTAGAGATCAGGGTCAACATGCATACTATTTTCATGTAGACCAAGATCCAGACGGTAAACCATGGTACCACGACATCAGAAAATTTCTCGAAATAAGAGAATACCCAAAGAATGCTACTAATAGTCATAAGCGAGCACTTAGGAGGTTGGCAAATCACTTTTTTCTTAAAGGGGAAGTCCTGTACAAGAGGAACCCAGACTTGGGTTTTTTGAGATGTGTGGATGCCATAGAGACAATCAGATTATTGGAAGAAATACATGCAGGAACGTGCAGAGCCCATGTGACCGGTTTCATATTAGCCAAAAAGATCTTGAGAGctggatacttttggatgaccataaAAATCGATGGTATCCACTACGTGCAGAAGTGTCACCAGTGTCAGATCCACATGAATTTTATTCGTGTTCTGCCCAATGAGTTGAATGTAATGGGTTCTCCTTGGTCGTTCACTGCTTGGGTCTGGACGTGATTGTAcctattgtagacatgtgatttttgactctccccaagattttttatattttagcatgtaaatatttaatttaggcttaatatagctatttcaactcatttttactcttttactttattttattacaagaaaataaaaattacaaaaaaatagtttcattaagattttatagtcatttttaatcttgaaaaataccaaaaaaatttaGTTTATTTTAACAGTCAGTCttagaattaattaataaatgggatcgtatttttagtctcgttcgcggggaaagaataaaacttgggctcgagcaacccatttttaggcctaatttttggacctagcctataattctcaagcccataattcctaggcccatacttCTAACCTGAAAAAACCCTATAAAACAATTAGACTCTAAGACCTACACATAGAGATCCCTAGCTGAAATCCGCCATTCTTCTTAAGACTATCAGCGAAAATACCACCTAAAAATGCCTAAGACCTAAAAATCCTGAACAGAAAAAAAAGGAACGGCAACATCCCACCCGTCACGATCTTGTTCTTGAAGATAATAATGCTATCATCTTTTCTGGCAAAATGCCTCAAGGTGGGGGATAAATTAACTCCCTCCAACCTAGCAACCTAACAACAGACCCTTTAGCATAATTGAAGCCTACTGCCGTCTCCCAACTTCCCCAAAATAAGACCTTCAAGGTCTAGTTTTCCCCAATTCCAAACACACAAAAACAAAGGGAGGGATAGATCTAAGGAGGGGGGCACAAGAGAACAGGGGTAGGAAAACAAACAAAGCTTATGAATTTGAGCTCATCCTCCAGATTTACCATGTTAATTTAAGAGCTTCTCTTTCTTTTGCCATTTGGGAAAACCATATCCATTTCATCTTCAAAACCCGGCAAGCCTTACCTTCTCGCGCAAATCCTCCGTCAAACACCAGGGAAACGTAGCTCCAAACCAGCTGCATCATAGTATAACCAAAGTTATTTTTCGGCGAGTTTTGGTTTAATTCGAGTTTTCCGGCGAGTCCCGAGTTCGTCGAAGGTCGTAATCTGAGGTTTTCGGGTAGATTTGCGGTTCCGTCGAGGCTGTCGCTGTCTAAGGTTTCCAGTGTTAAGCATTTTCAGATTCGAAAATTGCTTTGTTTTGAGGTCCGTTCCTTTTCTTGGTGTTATATAATTTGTTTGAAATACTTTTTATGCTCTATACTTTTTGCTCGACATAGATAAATCATGATTTAGTCATTTTTTGCGTTAATGTTTAACATTTTAGTTGCTGACTCTTATCTATTCATTTATGATTAATTTGCTCGTTTAGTTTGAAACAGTGTTGATAAATATTGAGATTTTGTTAAGTTGCATTTTTGTTTGGGTTCTGATTTTAAACTTTAGAGTAGTTGGTCTAGTAGACAATTGATCCATGGCTTTGCTTCGTTAATTGGTTAGGAATGACAATTTTTTAAATGTTTGAGCTATCAAATTATTTTCTGCCTAGATATAACATTGTTTGGAATCAATAATATTGCCCGATTCTTGAATACTCGTATGGGCCAAATGAATATTTTTCGTCAGGCCCAATTCAATAAGATAAAACTAGCTCACATTTTCATAACTAATTTATTACACTTTTCACAACTACTCCATAATCATGCCTCACAATAATTTTAAATTAGTTTAGAACATAACTCATGAACAATCGTagattgct
This genomic stretch from Nicotiana sylvestris chromosome 9, ASM39365v2, whole genome shotgun sequence harbors:
- the LOC138878165 gene encoding uncharacterized protein; this translates as MPTKKLTKWHILLSKFDGVYITQKAVREALADQLAENIVDRDYEPLTKYFPDEEVLFAEEDTIESYTGWIMFFDGATNLKRAGIGTVLILELGHHYATSTKIRFPCTKNMTAYEACILGIMMAADMNIKEILVIGDSNLLIHEVQGEWSTKNIKILPYMHCVKELCKKFTKIKFKHVPRIQNEFANALTTLSSMIQHPDKNYIDPI